The nucleotide window CGGCCTTCCCGCAGCTCAAGGACAACGAGGTCTACGCGGTCGCCAACTACGTCCTGAACTCCTGGGGCAACAAGTCCGAGGAACTCCTGACGCCCGCCCTGGTCGCCGAGGGGCAGACCAAGGTGGACCCGGCCGTCCTGAAGAACCGCAGCCGCTTCGTTCCTGAAGACCTCAAGCTGCCCGAGATCTTCCTGGGCACCTTCATCCTGGTGCTGCTCACGTACGGCCTGATCGGCCTGTACAGCGTCTGGGCCGAGGGTCTGGAACTGCACCCCGGCATTCACAAGGTCCGGTCCACCCCGCTGGCGACCCTGGGCATCCTGACCACCCTGGGCCTGAGCATCCTGTTCAGCGTGCTGTTCGTGCGTCAGATGGTCACCGATTACGCCGGCTGGGGCGCCAAGGAACCGGTCATGCCCAACGTGACCGCCGAGGGCTTCTACGCCGCGATGATCCTGCTGATGCTCGCCGCCAGCATCGGCCTGTACAAGAAGTACTTCATGGACGGCGAGGTGCTGGTCGAGGACACCAGCGGCGAATTCCCCTGGTAAGCGGCCCCCGGCTGCTCACCGCCCCAGCAGGCTTGGCCAAGAGGTTTGAATCATGACCCGTTACAAGAAACAGGACCCCGAAATCACGCGCCGGAAGTTCATCAACGTCGCCATGGGCACCACCGCCGCCGTCGGCACGGTCAGCCTCGTGAGCGCGCTGGGCACCGCCAACCCCATCTTCCGCCTGACGCCCGACAAGGCCCCGCCCGTCAAGGGTGACGTGCTCGTGCACGCCTCGGAAAGCAAGGAAGGCCAGCCCATCAAGGTCAGCGACCTCAGCGACCAGCTGGTGCGCGCCTGGCCGATGGGCAAGGACAAGGACGGCAACAACGTCATCCGCAAGGGCGACCCGAACAACATCCTGGCGCTGTACCGCTTCCCGAAAGGGCAGCTGGTGGAACCCACCAAACTGGACGCCACCGTGGACGGTGAGATCGTCGCCTACAGCGACATCTGCACGCACGCCGGCTGCTCGGTCAGCGACAGTGACCAGGGCGACGGCATGAAATGCCCCTGCCACTCCGGTCAGTACGATCCCAAACGTGGCTGCAAGGTCACCGGCGGGCCGCCCCCCCGCCCGCTGGCGCAGCTGCCCATCAAGCTCGAAGGCGAGCAGCTGGTCGTGGCGGACTTCTTCGCCACCATGCCGTACCCCTTCCTCAGTGAAACTGAGTGGGAGAAATTCAAGAAGGAAGTGGAGGAGCAGCTCGCATGAACCAGTGGCTTGACGACCGTCTGCACATCTCGCGCCTGAACGACAAGTTCCTGCGCAAAGCCTTCCCGGTGCATCACTCCTTCTTCCTGGGAGAGATCACGCTGTTCAGCCTGATCGTGCTGATCATCACCGGCATCCTGCTGGCCCTGGCGTACGAGCCCAGCAACTCGCTGGTCGTGAACTCCTTCGATCCCGGCACGGCCACCAAGCCCAACCTGGTGCCCGCCGCGTACCACTCCGCACTCAAGATCAACGCCATGCCGTTCGGGGACATGCTGCGCCGCCTGCACCACTGGATGGCGAACATCATGGTCGCGG belongs to Deinococcus seoulensis and includes:
- a CDS encoding ubiquinol-cytochrome c reductase iron-sulfur subunit, whose amino-acid sequence is MTRYKKQDPEITRRKFINVAMGTTAAVGTVSLVSALGTANPIFRLTPDKAPPVKGDVLVHASESKEGQPIKVSDLSDQLVRAWPMGKDKDGNNVIRKGDPNNILALYRFPKGQLVEPTKLDATVDGEIVAYSDICTHAGCSVSDSDQGDGMKCPCHSGQYDPKRGCKVTGGPPPRPLAQLPIKLEGEQLVVADFFATMPYPFLSETEWEKFKKEVEEQLA
- a CDS encoding c-type cytochrome — translated: MERNDAVMPWVAIVSAAIMWIILLFLFNKETAPEPVVVDPAVVANISKEYPTLGKTVYEQTAGCAGCHGLQGQGGVGPKLTGDTKILTDPVYVHTIITKGKGGMPAFPQLKDNEVYAVANYVLNSWGNKSEELLTPALVAEGQTKVDPAVLKNRSRFVPEDLKLPEIFLGTFILVLLTYGLIGLYSVWAEGLELHPGIHKVRSTPLATLGILTTLGLSILFSVLFVRQMVTDYAGWGAKEPVMPNVTAEGFYAAMILLMLAASIGLYKKYFMDGEVLVEDTSGEFPW